A single Acidobacteriota bacterium DNA region contains:
- a CDS encoding glycoside hydrolase family 28 protein translates to MLPGSGHAAGRGLPAGGQIPGSTNDTHGAIVFNVRAMGAAGDGKTVDTPAINKAIEAAASAGGGTVFFPAGTYLCYSVHLKSNVALYIDRGATILAGETGQGGSYDEAEDNPETGMYEDFGHRHWHNALLWGVGLHDVSILGPGLIWGKGLTRGRGESNPGMGDKAVSLKNCHNATIRDVSFLKGGHFCILATGVDNFTVDNVVMDTDRDGVDFDCCHNVRVSNLTVNSPWDDGICPKSSYALGYARSTEKVTITNCFVTGGYQLGTVLDGTFKRWAEGERPFPTGRIKCGTESNGGFQNITISNCVFEHCRGLALETVDGALLEDIAISNITMRDIPDLPIFMRLGSRMRGPEGSAIGQLRRVSISNLVASSTGGRFCSILSGIPGHEIEDVRLSDIMIFSEGGGTSEDAAIKPEEKENAYPEPNMFGAMPAYGFYFRHVKGLQVSDVEVRTMKEDARPAFVLDDVEHADFIHVKAQTGTGAFALDKVRDFNVYLSRPVPETHLESVTGKTL, encoded by the coding sequence ATGCTTCCAGGCTCGGGCCATGCGGCCGGGCGCGGGCTTCCTGCGGGAGGGCAAATACCCGGCTCCACGAACGACACGCACGGCGCGATTGTGTTTAATGTGCGCGCGATGGGAGCCGCAGGCGACGGCAAGACGGTTGATACTCCGGCAATCAACAAGGCAATTGAAGCGGCAGCCAGTGCGGGAGGCGGCACCGTGTTTTTCCCGGCAGGCACTTATCTTTGTTATTCGGTCCACCTCAAAAGCAACGTGGCTTTGTACATCGATCGCGGCGCTACCATTCTGGCGGGCGAGACCGGCCAGGGTGGCAGTTACGATGAGGCGGAGGATAATCCCGAAACTGGCATGTACGAGGATTTCGGACATCGGCACTGGCACAACGCCCTGCTGTGGGGCGTGGGGCTTCACGATGTTTCAATCCTCGGTCCAGGCCTCATCTGGGGCAAAGGACTCACGCGCGGCCGGGGAGAATCGAACCCGGGCATGGGCGACAAGGCCGTCAGCCTGAAGAACTGTCACAACGCCACCATTCGCGACGTTTCTTTTCTCAAGGGCGGACACTTCTGCATTCTGGCGACTGGTGTCGACAACTTTACCGTGGACAACGTGGTGATGGACACGGACCGCGATGGCGTTGATTTCGACTGCTGCCACAACGTGCGGGTGTCAAACCTGACGGTGAACTCGCCGTGGGACGACGGCATCTGTCCCAAAAGTTCCTACGCGCTCGGCTATGCGCGCTCCACGGAAAAGGTGACCATCACCAACTGCTTTGTCACCGGCGGCTACCAGCTCGGGACAGTGCTCGACGGCACTTTCAAGCGCTGGGCTGAAGGCGAAAGGCCCTTTCCTACCGGCCGCATCAAGTGCGGCACGGAGTCGAACGGCGGTTTCCAGAACATCACCATCTCCAATTGCGTATTTGAGCATTGTCGCGGATTGGCGCTGGAGACAGTGGACGGGGCGCTGCTGGAAGATATTGCTATCAGCAATATCACCATGCGTGACATCCCTGACCTGCCCATCTTCATGCGCCTGGGAAGCCGGATGCGCGGGCCTGAAGGAAGTGCAATCGGCCAGTTGCGCCGCGTCAGCATCAGCAACCTGGTGGCCTCCAGCACCGGCGGCCGTTTCTGCTCTATTCTGAGCGGAATTCCAGGGCATGAAATTGAAGACGTGCGGCTGAGTGACATCATGATCTTCAGCGAGGGCGGCGGCACAAGCGAAGACGCCGCCATCAAGCCGGAAGAAAAAGAGAATGCCTATCCCGAACCCAACATGTTTGGCGCCATGCCCGCTTACGGTTTCTACTTCCGGCATGTGAAAGGGCTGCAGGTGAGTGACGTTGAGGTGCGAACGATGAAAGAGGACGCCCGGCCCGCCTTCGTTCTGGATGACGTGGAACACGCGGACTTTATCCACGTCAAGGCGCAGACCGGAACGGGAGCCTTTGCGCTGGATAAAGTGAGGGACTTTAACGTTTATCTCAGCCGCCCGGTCCCTGAAACTCATCTGGAAAGTGTGACGGGGAAGACGCTTTAA